A single Uloborus diversus isolate 005 chromosome 7, Udiv.v.3.1, whole genome shotgun sequence DNA region contains:
- the LOC129226578 gene encoding uncharacterized protein LOC129226578 has protein sequence MMMYVTLATVLLVCSIAVSENTKSLAYRFATIYNVRAEDIKNNSMSVKIYTTRSVDTIFVQYSEDQWLYELRRQIKIGQKSRAGPYVIKMMDLKASSKYNFQFRLSELDEWSKVFTYVTLPNVPHVIFSGLSNGALKIEWDSATPDAIEKHQLSYNKVRQTDGNWVKDDCAVTIEIPKCSGSSFTITPLHKDFYYEIFLSAHTSAGYGEYYYFKVHA, from the exons ATGATGATGTATGTTACGCTCGCTACGGTTTTGCTTGTCTGCAGCATTGCTGTTTCAG aaaacacaaagagttTGGCTTATCGCTTTGCAACCATATATAATGTGCGGGCCGAGGACATCAAAAACAACAGCATGTCGGTAAAAATTTACACCACAAGGAGTGTTGACACGATTTTCGTGCAGTATAGCGAAGATCAGTGGCTCTATGAACTAAGACGTCAGATTAAAATTG GTCAAAAAAGCCGTGCAGGCCCATATGTGATCAAAATGATGGATTTAAAAGCCAGCAGCAAGTATAACTTCCAGTTTCGATTATCTGAACTTGATGAATGGTCAAAGGTCTTCACATATGTGACACTTCCTAATGTGCCGCATGTCATATTCAGCGGTCTAAGCAATGGTGCTCTCAAAATTGAATGGGACAGTGCAACTCCAGACGCAATCGAAAAACACCAACTATCTTATAACAAA gTACGTCAAACTGACGGAAATTGGGTAAAGGACGACTGTGCTGTAACTATCGAAATTCCTAAATGCAGTGGATCCAGTTTTACGATCACACCGTTGCATAAGGACTTTTATTACGAAATATTTTTAAGTGCACACACTTCAGCAGGCTACGGAGAGTATTACTATTTTAAAGTACACGCTTGA